CCTGCACTTGTCCACAGACTCTCCTCTGTCTACCTGGGAGGAGGCAGTCAGTtgaagagagaagacataaatataaaaataaatagaagggaCAACTCCCCCAGCAGCGAGGACGTGCAGTATCCATGCCGTGAGGAGGTCATGTGCCATTCACAGCTGCTGTGGGAGGAGCCACGTGGGCCCTGTAGGGATAACTGGGACAATGGCTGCCAAAGGCTGGAGTGGGTGGGCTCAACAGGCCCCTTCTGGGTCGCTCAAATTTGAGAACAAAACGTCTGGAGCAGGCAGCAGCCGTGGGCACAGTCACCATCATCCTCCATCTGCTCATTTTACCGGTGTTTGTGATCCAAGAGGGATTCAAAATCGGGGGAACATACAAGTTTGTGCTTTACATGTCCCAGGACTGTCATCTCACCCGTCCTACTGTCTCCAAGGCCCACAGACACCAGCTCCTGCCAATCGACAGAGACAGCGATGAGAACCAAAACCACATAGCCCGTCACTCAGTACTGTGATTCTAATGTGATAATCCCAAGAACTCTTCTCCCTCATTCAGCACTGATTCTTCAACACTCCTCCACATCTTTAAGAGCCTATGCCCTGACCCTAGGGGCTCTCACCTGCAGGAAAGAGCAGGCAGTCCCCATTGTCACGTCCAGAGTCACCTTGCCCAGAAGGAGCTGTACCTTTCCCGACTTCCGGATGAGCAACTTGCCAACCTGACCCTCTGTCAGGTCAGCCAGGGTACAAGCATTCTCTGCCAGCCTGGCTTCCTGTGAGAAGAATCAGGGGACAGAAACTGGGTAAGGAGCCATTTCCTCCATCCTTCATGAATGAGCCCTTTCACAAAGGAAGGGCTGCCTGCCATTGGTTAAAACAAAACTCttagcaaacaaataaacaaatggacaaaATATCGATGAGTGCTGCAGCTAGGTGACTGTACGTGAGAGCTTATGTCCTCTCATTTGTATGTGTTCAAAATACTTCATggtaaaaagtaaaaacacaTATACTTGCATTGAAATACAAAACCCCAAGATCCTTGTGGGCATAAAGAACAAATGCATATTATTTTTGCATTTCAGCTTGGGTGGCACACGTTTGCTTCCCCCTACAGAGCACTGCTTCCCTTCCTGGTCCCCCCGCATTTTCACAGAACTCATTCCTGGGCATACCCGGTCTTTCTCCTGCTTTATAACCACCATCTGTCCATCCTCACTCTGCACCTCTGTCTTGATAGGCTTCATGTCCTGAGTAGGTGGCTGGCCAGGGAGTGTGTCTGGCAGCTGGAGGAACAGTAGCTCTTCCTCCTGGGTGAGGCTCAGCTCCCTGAGCAGCTCTGCCACAGATATGTCCTTTGGGAGGCCTGGGGTCTTTCTGGTTGCTCTGGGAGGAGCCTTCATCttggcctcctcctcctcgtctCGTGGCTCCTCTTTCACTGCCCGAGGTAATACAAAATGGAAGGGCTATCAAGCAGCCACCCTCTATGCCATCTCACGGTACCCACCCCTTTGCCCCCGTCTGCTCCACTGTCACTCAGCCAGGAAGCTGGAGGGAAACAATGGTTATGAAGAGGGATCCAGTTGTGCGACTTATCTAAAAAGGGATATCTGAGGCTAGGCCCACCAACCCATGTCAGCATAAACCCTCTGAGAGTGAGAATTTAGCATCTTTGTTCAGGTCATGTACTTTAGAGCTGGAATGGGAGAGGACCTGCTTACTGGCAGCAGTCTGGGAGGCTCATTCCTGGGGGGGATTCCTGAGGGGGAGCAGAAAAGCAGATGAGACGTGAACTGACACAAAGTACCTTTCACAACAGGCACATCCACCTCCATGTCCTCTTCCTTGGGGCCAGCCAGCCAAGGTTTAACATCTGCTTCTTCATTCTCTTCCTTAAAAAGCCACCCTGAGTGAGCCAGGGGCAGCTGCACAGGCATGTTTCGAGTATCATTCCTCAGCCCAGGGTCATCAATGAACTGCCAAAGAAGAGTCAAGGGGTCACACAGCCTGGCCAGCATGCACATGTACCTGGATTGCAGTCCACCTTAGCCCTTTttttgtgcgtgaggaagatcagccctgagctgacatctaatgccaatcctcctctttttgccgaggaagattggccctgggctaacatccgtgcccatcttcctctactttatatgtgacgctgccacagcatggcttgacaagcggtgcatcggtgtgcacctgggatccgaacctgtgaaccctagggctgccaaagcaaagcgcacgcacttaactgctgcacacCGGGCTGGCCCGCATCTTAGCCCTTTCTAACCGAAGCTTCCTGCTGCTTACCAGGCTTCCAGGACATCAGAGAGCTCTTCCTCCTGCGACCCTGGCTCCCTGAAGCCCTTTTTCACAGCCACAAAgaagccccctccccccagcctgctGGTACCTACATCATCCTTCTCCAGCATGCGCAAgatctgttttgtttcttcatccgtctccctcttctcttttttgaTGTTGATGATATGAGAGGGCCCCATGTCCGACACATCCACTGTCTTATCCCAGTTCCCTGTGGGAGATCACCCAGTTCACCAGGGGTAAGGAAGAGGCCAACAGCAAGGAAAACTAAACTGGGAGCAGGGGAATTCTGCCCTTGCCCTTTTCTTGGACAGTCTGAACTGAAATCCACCATTCCTTCCTCCCAGAGCCCTGGCAGCTTTGTACcctttttcttcatcatttcagCTGGGCCCTGCTCAAAGATAGAGTGGGACTGGATCACTTCTGGGCGCCCCCGGCCCCGGCCATGCCCCTCTCGCTGtcggtctctctctctttcacgcTTCTCCTTCTTGATGGTTACTTCTTCCTTGGGCCTGGAAAAGAGAATGGATTAAGAAAAACCACTCAGTTACCCTGCCTCAGAGAAGTGGTTTTACTCTCCCACACCACTGCACTTGAGTGGAGAGTTTATGCCCCAATAACTACATCATGAGAAGCAGAATCCAATCCTAAATCTAGCACCTGTTTCACTTCCTTGATGGGGCAGATCTCTTTCAGTTTGCTTTACTTTACCTTCTTGTTTGAGAATACATATTAGAACTATAACTCAAAAGTTGAATTATAGAGACTGTCCCCAAATGCGGATTTTTTGGTATTGACTGAAAGCAGGAAGGCTGTGATGCAAAAGAACTTAAGGGAAAACATGATACACCTTTGTCTAaactagtggttctcaactctggctgtaAAAGATATTCACTTTGTCTCATTGCAACTAAGTTAAATCACAATTTATAGGGATGGActcccaggcatcagtatttttgtaAAGCTTGCACATTAGAATTATCTGGTAGCCTAGGTTGAAAATCACTAGTGATAAGAACTAAATACACAAATTTAAATTTCTGAGGCACATACCTAGTTATTTCCCCAAAGGCCCAAATTCAGAGCAAGTAAATAAAGGGTGAGTATTCAGAAGACCTGGCTACTTACTCCTCCTTGATCTTCCGACTGATGATATTCGGGGTGAAGGTTTTCTGAAAGTAAAATACAGGAATCACTGATTTGGTAAgttctgatttcaaagtatagaggaaaagaaaaactccCAAAGGCATCTTCTATGGACCAAGACCACCATGGCTCTCTTCTGCACATTCCACACCGTTGCCAAAGATTTACAGAGATAGACATGTGCTTGAAAAGGAGGAACGTCATGTCATGGTGGCAATGGAGTTACACACAGAAGCAAGGGGCACCAAAACCCATTTAAACTAACAGCctcagcttctgtcctctgaaaggagAGCCCTCAGGACTTCTAAAAGCAAAGTAACTTATCTAGTCTCACCTCCTGTTTTCAAACTGCTATAGAGACCAGTCAGTATCATAGGCAAAGATCTCTAGCAGCAAGGCTCAAGTAGGGAAGACAGATCTGCCAGCACCCGCAGACAGGGTTAGACTGCCACCAGAATTCCCCAAGGCAGAGTTAAGCCTTTCAAAACTGGCTGAGCTACACTTCTGTCATTCCCTACCCCCTTTCAGGGCCACCCTTTACATCTACAGTCGTCAACATAACAGGAGAAGACACAGAGCCTCTAATGCCACGCCTAGGAATCACCATACTCTAGGACAGCGGTTGGCACACTGGGATCCATAGCGAATTCAGAACTCTCTAAATCTGCAGGCAAAATGTATTATGCCACCGAGGCTTACATAGGTTTTAATGGTgtccaaaacacacacaaaaagtaaataaagactGCTCATGTTGCTTTTAAACTAATTAGGATTCTCTGCCCTTCAGCCATCTCCGAGAACCATGTCAACATCTTGTACCCAGTATCTAAACTTAAAGGTAGGTCAGGCTCCCAGAATTTGTAGGCGGCATCTGGCGACGAGATTCGTGGGGCCCAACACCACGCCTGGCACGCGGTAGGCCCTCCATGAAAGTCCATGAACATTATTTGGACCCCGGGGGCCTGGAACTCAAGGTAGTCGGGTTTCTTTTGAAAGGTGCCGTCGGGTACCTTTTTGACTCCCCCGAGGGTGAGGTCCCTGGAGCGGATGGAGGGAAGGCGGCCCGGGCTGAGGGGAGGCGCCGGCCGCCGCCCGATAAGCCCCCGGGCCCCCGAGAGGAGGGGTCGCGGCCCTCCCGGAGCGCTGGGCTCGCCCGCGGCGTTTCCTTCTGACATCTTGCCTGGAAGAGAGGGGGGAAAGGGGCCATGGAGTCACTCGAGGGGGCGGCCACGCGGACCCAGGGCGGAACCGCACCCACATCGCCTCCCGCCCCCCGTCAGTGCGTCCCTCCCGCAGCgtccctgctcctcccctcccacGTGGCGAGACTCCTCGGACCTCCCCGGCCAGAGCGCTTGGCTCGCTCTCCCCAGGCCCCCGGCCAGAAAGCAGCAGGGACGCACCCGGGCTGCGGTCCGCACCACGCGCGCCCAGACTTCACCTCCAACGCGGCCCGCAGCCGGACCTCGGCCCCGGCGCCAGGCGGAAGTCTGCGTGGCAGGGTCCGAGCGCCGCCATCTTGCCGCCGGGCGGAAGTGAGGtcggggggcggggccgggccacAGTATTTATCCGGCGGCGCCGCGCGcccctctgccttctcttcccGGTTCTTCCCGGAGTCGGGAAAAGCTGGGTTGAGAGGGCGAAAAAAGAAGCGGGCGCTGTCTAGGTTCCGCCACGGTGCAGACCCCGGAGGGCTTGGCCCGGGCCCGGGGCCGGGGATGGAGGCGACCAGCTCAGAGTCTAGCGGCGTTTGCCCCCACCCCTCCGACGCAATGCGGGGATTCTCTGCGGCGGAGCCGCAGATCAGTGGGGTCGCGGCTCCGCGTGGGGCGAGAAGTGGGGGCGGAGAGCAAGACCCGACTCAGAGTAGGGGGAACTGGGCCGGGCCGAGCCGCGGCTGCGGGCTCGATGGTGACCTTGGAGTGGTCACCGCAGCTCTGGGCGGCGGCTTCGCCCTCGCTGGGGGTCTCTTCCCTGGGCCCTTGGGGGCGTCCTGCGGTCGGCTGTGGGCGCAGCGTCGGGTGCCCAGTGATACCCGCCCTGGGCTCATGACTGCAGGCCTTGGTGCGCTCTTGGTCCAAGCTTGGAACCAGAAAAACGAAGTTTGCTTTACTGCGAGAGGAATTTAAAGAACTTTTATCGTGACTCTGACATTTGTAATTTAACATAAAGAATGTTCTTTACTGTTAGTCTCCCCACCCTCCAAGCCATGTGAAAACCACGTTAACAACATGAGGGAAAGTTCGAGGGAAGGAAAACATTTCCGCTACAATTCCATCCACATAGAATACTACTGTTAAAACTTGTGTGATATACTGCAGTCCCCTTCACAGAGCTATCATATTGTACCGCAATTTTGAATTCCGTCCTTTCAAATAACATTTCTTTGTCGCTGCATCAAACGAGTGCGTAGTGCTCGAGTGGCTACGTCatgacacttagattgtttctttCCAGTTGTAGTGAACATCTGGTGCATTTaacgttttttcttcttttgggttATATTTCTAGGACAGATTTCCAGATTTGTGATAACTGGACAAAAGaagacatactttttttttaagtaaattttttattttgatattattaTGGATACACACACAGTTGGGAGAAATAATGCAGAGATCCCAAATACCCTTTACTCAGTTTCTCCCAATAGTAACATATTGCAAAACTCTAGTGCAATATCACAGCCAGAATattaacattgatacagtcaAAAAGCAAGACATTTCCATCACTACAAGGATCCCTCTAGATGACCTTTTACAGCCACACCTCCCTCTCactcacccctggcaaccactaatctgttcttcatttTTATACTTTCCTATTTCAAAAGTGGAAATCATTcaaaagtggaatcatacagtatacgaCTTCTTGGGATTGCTTTTTTCAgtcagcataattccctggagatgATCCAAGTTGTTGCGTGTATccatagtttgttccttttattgctgaatatccGTGGTTTGTTTATCAGTTCACCCTTGAAGGACgtctgggttgttttcagtttggggctgttaCTAATGAAGCCGctataaacatacatatacaggtttttgtgtaaacataaattttcatttctctggaataaatgccCGCAAGTGCAATTGTTGGGTCAAATGGTGGTTGTAtgcttagttttataagaaactgccaaactgttttccacagtagctgtacTGTTCTGAACATGCACTTTTATGGTTCTTCATCCATATTGCTGAGTTGCTTTCAGAAAGAGATGTGCTAACATGCATCAACACTAATAGATATGAATGGTTGTAGTAGATAAgaagatatatgtgtgtgtataatattttGCCACTTCCTTCTGGGTACTGGCTCTTAAAATTTTAAACGTTTTTgccaatttaataatatattaatattttgttatgtTGGTTTCTGATCAGACTTTTTTCAACTTCTTTTCTCCATATTGGTTTTATGATAACCAAACCTAACCAAAGAAAAATCCTTCCTGTCCCCTATAGAGCTACACAGAGCAGCCCTTGGATCAAAGATGAAATTGCTTTGATTTCATTCTCTGGGCTTTGAAGTCCACCAGCCTTTTAGCAGCTCCTAGGTTTtcgctttgtttttttttttttttacaagataCTTATCCATTACAGAAAacctggaaaattttaaaaatcacccagaagaaaataaaatcatctgttATTATCCCATCAACTGTTGCATATACTTGAAGTTGTTTTTCTATGCATgtagatttttgaaaattaacGTATTTTACATATGGTTATATAATCTTGTTTTCTCTTAACACTATACTGTAAACATTTTTCTGAGTTATCAAGTATGCTTCTCAATTATGACTGTTAATGGCTATACAGTACTCCACATTGTTGTCttgcaccataatttatttaaccagtttccttcCCTCAATGCTTATTGGATTTCCACAGCATTTTTTACCCCAAAAGGACAAGAGAAGAGAAGACTTAAATGAAGTCTTCCACCTTTAACATTTTGGGGCTTACTTCCTAACGATTATTATAATTTCCCTTTAAGAGTATTCTCCAGCTTTGCCTCTAACTAGGCTGATATACTTTCAGCacctttctgctttctttctttctttgctcctGTACCTCCCACTTCATTTTCTCCCGAAGAGTGGTCATTCTTTTATCTAGCCTCAAAAGAAACTTGTAAATCATTACTAGCTGAACTCCATGTAATCACATCTGTGATTCTAGCAGATCTTAATTTGTTATTAATAACgttttattgcattttatttttacatatttcataGTAAAGACAatagtttctttattttctgataaCATAATGAAACTAATAATCAAACTCTTAAGAACAAATATAGTTTTTGGGTCTAAATGCAGTTTGCAGAAGGTATAAACAGATTCTGTCAAAAGCCTGTTCCTGTGAATTCTTAATGGGCATTGGAAATACTAAATGAATAAGGAACCGTTTTGTAATATGTATCAGTAGAATAAATGGAATGTGTTATATGAGAATGCTACCTAAGTTCAAGCTATTACATGTTCTCTACGAGTAATTTGTCCTAATTTTTTTTGCATTGCTTTGCAGATCATTTGTTTGCTGGTTCCTCTTCATCTCCTTGACCTCTGAACATTGCAGAGCTCTGGGATTCAGTCTTCAGAACTCTtccctttttccagtttctttgttTCAAACCATGTGCTGTATGCTGATGACGACTCAATGCTTATCTCAGTCTGGACCTCTCTGAACTCCAGATGTGTACCTCTGCCTATCCCACACTTCCACTTGGATGTCTGCTAGGCGTCTCAAAGCTAGGTCTACACCTAAACTTTTGATCTTCCTCCTCAAACTACTCCAAAGtattccccatctcagtaaacaGCAACGCCATCTCTCTAGGTGCTCAGGTCAAAATTTTGCAGCTGTTCTtggctcctctctttttctcatggGATACATCTAATATGTCAGCTCTTCCAGATGTATCCAGACTctcaccacttctcaccaccactCTCACTCACATCCCACCTTGGTCCAGGCCACCATCATTTTTTGCTGTGAATATTATAATACCCTCCTAACTGGCCTGCCTGCTTCCACCTGGGCCCGCTCAGTCTAGTCTCAACATAGCATAATTAACATATTTCACATCAGGTCATGTCTCTGCTTTAAACTTCCCAGGGGCTTCTCATTTCAGAGTAAAAGCCAGAGGCTTCAGACTGGCCTACACAGACCTGCATAATCTGTCCCTCCACTCACTGAC
The Diceros bicornis minor isolate mBicDic1 chromosome 11, mDicBic1.mat.cur, whole genome shotgun sequence DNA segment above includes these coding regions:
- the POLR3D gene encoding DNA-directed RNA polymerase III subunit RPC4, producing the protein MSEGNAAGEPSAPGGPRPLLSGARGLIGRRPAPPLSPGRLPSIRSRDLTLGGVKKKTFTPNIISRKIKEEPKEEVTIKKEKRERERDRQREGHGRGRGRPEVIQSHSIFEQGPAEMMKKKGNWDKTVDVSDMGPSHIINIKKEKRETDEETKQILRMLEKDDFIDDPGLRNDTRNMPVQLPLAHSGWLFKEENEEADVKPWLAGPKEEDMEVDVPVVKVKEEPRDEEEEAKMKAPPRATRKTPGLPKDISVAELLRELSLTQEEELLFLQLPDTLPGQPPTQDMKPIKTEVQSEDGQMVVIKQEKDREARLAENACTLADLTEGQVGKLLIRKSGKVQLLLGKVTLDVTMGTACSFLQELVSVGLGDSRTGEMTVLGHVKHKLVCSPDFESLLDHKHR